From Pandoraea vervacti, the proteins below share one genomic window:
- a CDS encoding EVE domain-containing protein translates to MTQRYWLMKSEPEEASIDDLANAKHQTLPWTGVRNYQARNFMRDDMRVGDGVLFYHSSCAVPGIAGLASVASTAYPDPTQFDPKSPYFDPKSTPDAPRWLLVDVKLDRKTRLVPLTEMRQTPALEGMLVLARGNRLSITPVAPEHWKYISKHLLRA, encoded by the coding sequence ATGACGCAACGTTACTGGCTAATGAAGTCCGAACCCGAAGAGGCGAGCATCGACGACCTCGCCAACGCCAAACACCAGACCCTGCCCTGGACCGGTGTGCGCAACTATCAGGCGCGCAATTTCATGCGTGACGACATGCGCGTCGGCGACGGTGTGCTCTTCTACCATTCCAGCTGTGCGGTACCCGGCATCGCCGGACTGGCGAGCGTGGCCTCGACGGCATACCCCGATCCTACGCAGTTCGATCCAAAAAGCCCGTACTTCGATCCCAAATCGACGCCCGACGCGCCGCGCTGGCTACTCGTCGATGTGAAGCTCGATCGCAAGACCCGGCTCGTCCCGCTTACGGAAATGCGCCAGACACCGGCGCTCGAAGGCATGCTGGTACTCGCGCGCGGCAATCGACTTTCAATCACGCCTGTCGCCCCCGAACACTGGAAATACATTAGCAAGCACTTACTTAGAGCCTGA
- the gyrA gene encoding DNA gyrase subunit A has product MDQFAKETLPISLEEEMRRSYLDYAMSVIVGRALPDVRDGLKPVHRRALFAMHELNNDWNRAYKKSARIVGDVIGKYHPHGDASVYDTIVRMAQPFSLRYMLVDGQGNFGSVDGDNAAAMRYTEVRMAKIGHELLADIDKETVDFGPNYDGSEKEPLILPARIPNLLLNGSSGIAVGMATNIPPHNLNEVVEGCLYVLKNPEATVDELIEIIPAPDFPTAGIIYGISGVREGYRTGRGRVVMRAKTHFEDIDRGQRVAIIVDELPYQVNKRSLLERIAELVNEKRLEGISDIRDESDKSGMRVVIELKRGEVPEVVLNNLYKHTQLQDTFGMNMVALVDGQPKLLNLREMLVHFLAHRREVITRRTIYELRRARERGHVLEGLAVALANIDDFIAIIKAAPTPPLAKAALMEKSWDSSVVREMLARAETETQGGLAAYRPEGLDLTVGVQADGLYRLSETQAQEILQMRLQRLTGLEQDKIVSEYKEVMAQIADLLDILASPPRVTAIISEELTAVRAEFGDARRSTIEHNATELDTEDLITPQDMVVTLSHSGYIKSMPLSEYRAQKRGGRGKQAAATKDDDWIDTLFIANTHDTILCFSNRGRVYWIKVYEVPQGSRNSRGRPIVNMFPLQEGEKINVVLPVKEYTEDRFVFMATSLGTVKKTPLAAFSRPLKKGIIAVNLDDGDVLIGAAITDGAHDVMLFSDAGKAVRFDENDVRPMGREARGVRGMQLEDGQTVIALLVAENEQQSVLTATLNGYGKRTSITEYTRHGRGTKGMIAIQTSERNGRVVAATLVEPDDEIMLITTGGVLIRTRVSEIREMGRATQGVTLISLDEGTTLSGLQRIVESDAEVADNGDAQGDDEAPEADVTE; this is encoded by the coding sequence ATGGATCAGTTCGCCAAAGAAACTCTCCCGATTTCGCTCGAAGAAGAAATGCGGCGGTCGTACCTCGATTACGCCATGAGCGTGATCGTCGGCCGCGCTTTGCCGGATGTGCGCGATGGCCTGAAGCCAGTTCACCGCCGCGCGTTGTTCGCCATGCACGAGCTGAACAACGACTGGAACCGTGCTTACAAGAAGTCGGCACGTATCGTCGGTGACGTCATCGGTAAGTACCACCCGCACGGCGACGCTTCTGTATACGACACCATCGTTCGCATGGCGCAGCCGTTCTCGCTGCGGTACATGCTGGTCGACGGCCAGGGTAACTTCGGTTCGGTCGATGGCGACAACGCTGCGGCCATGCGATACACCGAAGTTCGTATGGCCAAGATCGGTCACGAACTGCTCGCGGACATCGACAAGGAAACCGTCGACTTCGGTCCGAACTACGACGGCAGCGAAAAGGAACCGCTGATTCTGCCAGCGCGCATCCCGAACCTGCTGCTCAACGGTTCGTCGGGGATTGCGGTCGGTATGGCGACGAACATTCCGCCGCATAACCTCAACGAAGTGGTCGAAGGGTGCCTGTATGTGCTCAAGAACCCCGAGGCGACCGTCGACGAACTGATCGAGATCATTCCGGCGCCGGACTTCCCGACCGCCGGCATCATCTACGGCATCTCCGGGGTGCGCGAAGGCTATCGCACCGGCCGTGGCCGTGTGGTGATGCGCGCCAAGACGCACTTCGAGGATATCGACCGCGGCCAGCGCGTGGCGATCATCGTCGACGAATTGCCTTATCAGGTTAACAAGCGCTCACTGCTTGAACGTATCGCAGAGCTCGTCAACGAAAAGCGTCTGGAAGGGATTTCCGACATTCGCGACGAGTCCGACAAGAGCGGCATGCGTGTCGTGATCGAACTCAAGCGCGGCGAAGTGCCCGAGGTTGTCCTGAACAATCTCTACAAGCACACGCAACTGCAAGATACGTTTGGCATGAACATGGTTGCGCTGGTCGATGGGCAGCCCAAGCTGCTGAACCTGCGCGAAATGCTGGTGCACTTCCTGGCGCATCGCCGCGAAGTGATTACTCGCCGCACGATCTATGAACTGCGTCGCGCCCGCGAACGTGGTCACGTGCTCGAAGGTCTGGCGGTAGCGCTCGCTAACATCGACGACTTCATCGCCATCATCAAGGCCGCTCCTACGCCCCCGCTCGCGAAGGCGGCGTTGATGGAAAAGTCGTGGGATTCGTCCGTCGTGCGCGAGATGCTGGCGCGCGCCGAGACCGAGACGCAAGGCGGCCTGGCGGCCTACCGTCCGGAAGGGCTCGACCTCACGGTCGGCGTGCAGGCCGACGGTCTGTACCGCCTGTCCGAGACGCAGGCTCAGGAAATCCTGCAGATGCGTCTGCAGCGCCTGACCGGTCTGGAGCAGGACAAGATCGTCTCCGAGTACAAGGAAGTGATGGCCCAGATTGCCGACCTGCTCGACATCCTGGCAAGCCCGCCGCGCGTGACGGCCATCATCAGCGAAGAGTTGACGGCCGTGCGCGCCGAGTTCGGCGACGCCCGCCGCTCGACCATCGAACACAACGCGACCGAACTCGATACCGAAGACCTGATCACGCCGCAGGACATGGTCGTGACGTTGTCGCACTCGGGGTATATCAAGTCGATGCCGCTCTCGGAATACCGTGCGCAGAAGCGTGGCGGCCGGGGCAAGCAGGCTGCGGCGACGAAGGACGACGACTGGATCGACACGCTCTTCATCGCGAATACGCATGACACGATCCTGTGTTTCTCGAACCGCGGACGTGTTTATTGGATCAAGGTCTACGAAGTGCCGCAGGGTTCGCGGAACTCGCGTGGCCGTCCGATCGTCAATATGTTCCCGTTGCAGGAAGGCGAGAAGATCAACGTCGTGCTCCCGGTCAAGGAGTACACGGAAGATCGATTCGTGTTCATGGCAACGAGCTTGGGCACGGTCAAGAAGACGCCGCTCGCGGCCTTCAGCCGACCGCTCAAGAAGGGCATCATCGCCGTGAATCTCGATGACGGCGACGTGCTGATCGGTGCTGCCATTACCGACGGTGCACACGACGTCATGCTGTTCTCCGACGCCGGCAAGGCGGTGCGTTTCGACGAGAACGATGTGCGTCCGATGGGTCGCGAGGCGCGGGGCGTTCGCGGCATGCAGCTCGAAGACGGTCAGACGGTGATTGCACTGCTGGTGGCCGAGAACGAGCAGCAGTCGGTGCTCACGGCGACGCTGAACGGCTACGGCAAGCGCACGTCGATCACGGAATATACCCGCCACGGCCGTGGCACTAAGGGTATGATTGCGATCCAGACGAGCGAGCGCAACGGCCGTGTGGTCGCGGCAACGCTGGTCGAGCCGGATGACGAGATCATGCTGATCACGACCGGCGGGGTGCTGATTCGTACGCGAGTCTCCGAGATCCGCGAAATGGGTCGCGCCACGCAGGGGGTGACGCTGATCAGCCTGGATGAAGGCACGACGCTCTCCGGTCTGCAGCGCATCGTTGAGTCCGACGCGGAAGTCGCCGACAACGGCGACGCGCAGGGCGACGATGAAGCGCCGGAAGCGGATGTCACGGAGTAA
- a CDS encoding malonyl-CoA decarboxylase domain-containing protein, translating into MSAMSATSAPVSMSSSSGSSSGSSSSPGTAAAGRGAPDTVAEVSAPVPSPKPSLGERLGQWFGRGGKSGGQGGGPKDGKVVAATLSARAENALRRQLTQCLSARLTDSSANEAAREFMTRYCAASPAEQLALLTVVADICASDGEAGGDAKAGTEGKEGKDANAPRRAATGLAGALGSARVRFLKRFNALPDGLPFLVRWRADMLHHRAALPGLAALEEDLGSLFSTWFDVGLLELHPITWDSPASLLEKLMRYEAVHEISSWADLRNRLDSDRRCYAFFHPRMPREPLIFVEVAFVPDMAADVHSLLDEKAPLEDLRRVRWAIFYSISNTQPGLRGVSFGNFLLKRVIDELQIDFPKLRNFATLSPIPGFSDWLRQLTAQALAQVLGPKRVKWLAQEPSLATQASGAQVLAWLQTAPERKSVQTLQRSLGEALAAHYLARELVRGQPRDPVARFHLGNGARVERINWHADLSKKGVRQSCGMMVNYLYAPDELDANLQRLIDGEPAIGRAVARLL; encoded by the coding sequence ATGTCTGCAATGTCCGCCACGTCCGCTCCGGTGTCGATGAGTTCGTCATCGGGTTCGTCATCGGGTTCGTCATCATCACCCGGCACTGCCGCCGCCGGGCGCGGCGCGCCCGACACTGTGGCGGAGGTGAGCGCACCGGTGCCTTCGCCGAAGCCGTCGCTGGGCGAGCGGCTCGGGCAATGGTTCGGTCGCGGTGGCAAGTCGGGCGGGCAGGGCGGCGGGCCGAAGGACGGCAAGGTGGTTGCGGCGACGCTCTCGGCGCGTGCCGAGAACGCGTTGCGTCGGCAACTGACGCAGTGCCTGTCCGCACGGCTGACCGACTCGTCGGCCAACGAGGCGGCACGCGAGTTCATGACGCGATACTGCGCTGCGTCGCCCGCAGAGCAGTTGGCGCTGCTCACGGTCGTCGCCGACATCTGCGCGAGCGACGGCGAGGCCGGTGGCGACGCGAAAGCGGGAACGGAGGGAAAGGAGGGCAAGGACGCCAACGCCCCCCGACGTGCCGCGACCGGATTGGCCGGTGCGCTGGGCAGTGCGCGCGTGCGGTTCCTCAAACGCTTCAACGCACTGCCCGATGGCTTGCCGTTTCTCGTGCGCTGGCGCGCGGACATGCTGCATCACCGCGCCGCGCTGCCGGGACTCGCCGCCCTCGAAGAAGACCTCGGCAGTCTCTTCTCCACATGGTTCGACGTCGGCTTGCTGGAACTGCATCCCATTACCTGGGACTCGCCGGCGTCGCTGCTCGAAAAACTCATGCGCTACGAAGCCGTTCACGAGATTTCGTCGTGGGCGGATTTGCGTAACCGGCTCGATTCCGATCGTCGTTGTTATGCCTTCTTCCACCCGCGTATGCCGCGCGAGCCGTTGATTTTCGTCGAGGTGGCGTTCGTGCCCGATATGGCGGCGGACGTGCACTCGCTGCTCGACGAAAAAGCGCCGCTCGAAGACCTGCGGCGCGTGCGGTGGGCCATCTTCTATTCCATCTCGAATACGCAGCCGGGCCTGCGAGGCGTGAGCTTCGGCAACTTCCTGCTCAAGCGCGTGATCGACGAATTGCAGATCGACTTCCCGAAGCTGCGCAACTTCGCCACGCTCTCGCCGATCCCCGGGTTCAGCGACTGGTTGAGGCAACTCACGGCGCAGGCGCTCGCGCAGGTGCTCGGTCCCAAGCGGGTGAAATGGCTCGCGCAGGAACCGTCGCTGGCCACGCAGGCCTCCGGTGCGCAGGTGCTGGCCTGGTTGCAGACAGCGCCCGAGCGCAAGAGCGTGCAGACGTTGCAGCGTTCGCTGGGCGAGGCGCTCGCGGCGCACTATCTGGCGCGGGAGCTGGTTCGCGGGCAACCGCGTGATCCGGTCGCGCGCTTTCACCTCGGCAATGGGGCGCGTGTGGAGCGCATCAACTGGCACGCCGATCTTTCGAAGAAGGGCGTCAGGCAGTCATGCGGCATGATGGTCAACTATCTTTACGCGCCGGACGAGCTCGACGCCAACCTGCAACGCCTCATCGACGGCGAGCCTGCCATCGGGCGCGCCGTGGCGCGCCTGTTGTGA
- the ompA gene encoding outer membrane protein OmpA, with protein sequence MNKFAKLAIVAATAVMAASAMAQNYVQTAPGPIAASKQAVNDNWVNGSGEWVWKNGTDELCWRDAYWTPATANAKCDGSIIAQAPAPAPAPAPVSPVSQKVTYQADALFDFDKAVLKPEGKQKLDDLASKVQALNLEVVVATGYTDRIGSDKYNDRLSLRRAQAVKAYLVSKGVEANRVYTEGKGKRNPVTTGCNQKNRAQLIKCLAPDRRVEVEVVGTNK encoded by the coding sequence ATGAATAAATTCGCTAAGCTCGCGATCGTTGCAGCTACCGCAGTGATGGCTGCTTCGGCTATGGCCCAAAACTACGTCCAGACCGCTCCGGGCCCGATCGCGGCCTCGAAGCAAGCCGTCAACGACAACTGGGTGAACGGCAGCGGCGAGTGGGTTTGGAAGAACGGCACGGACGAACTGTGCTGGCGCGATGCCTACTGGACCCCGGCGACGGCCAACGCCAAGTGCGACGGCTCGATCATCGCCCAGGCTCCGGCCCCGGCACCGGCACCGGCCCCGGTTTCTCCGGTCTCGCAGAAGGTTACCTACCAAGCTGACGCGCTGTTCGACTTCGACAAGGCCGTTCTGAAGCCGGAAGGCAAGCAGAAGCTGGACGACCTGGCATCCAAGGTTCAGGCGCTGAATCTGGAAGTCGTGGTTGCTACGGGCTACACGGACCGTATCGGTTCGGACAAGTACAACGACCGTCTGTCGCTGCGTCGTGCTCAAGCTGTGAAGGCCTACCTGGTCAGCAAGGGCGTCGAAGCCAACCGCGTGTACACCGAAGGCAAGGGCAAGCGTAACCCGGTTACGACGGGTTGCAACCAGAAGAACCGTGCTCAGCTGATCAAGTGCCTGGCACCGGATCGTCGCGTGGAAGTCGAAGTCGTCGGCACGAACAAGTAA
- a CDS encoding DUF2059 domain-containing protein, with translation MQRNVKKWMWLLLAAPAMAMAQQSAPLDADKKAAIKELLDAIDANRLVTAIGEGAQQQAKQLAPQVLERQLVENKTLSDAQKQAIVPTLQQNSVQKLVDGAGKVFTSDAFKNDAVQAQYAAYGKNYTTEEIKGLTAFYKSPVGQKYIKVQDQVGQEVVGGLMQKYMPQSIDATSKQADAEIAAAAKSAPKAPAKK, from the coding sequence ATGCAACGCAACGTCAAGAAGTGGATGTGGCTGCTGCTCGCAGCACCGGCAATGGCAATGGCTCAGCAGAGCGCTCCGCTTGACGCGGACAAGAAGGCAGCCATCAAGGAGCTGCTGGACGCCATCGATGCGAACAGGCTGGTGACGGCGATCGGCGAAGGTGCACAACAGCAAGCCAAGCAACTGGCGCCGCAAGTGCTCGAACGCCAACTGGTCGAAAACAAGACGTTGAGCGATGCTCAGAAGCAAGCGATCGTGCCGACCCTGCAACAAAACTCGGTGCAGAAGCTGGTTGACGGCGCAGGCAAGGTGTTCACGAGCGACGCATTCAAGAATGACGCCGTCCAGGCTCAGTACGCCGCTTACGGCAAGAACTACACGACGGAAGAAATCAAGGGTCTGACCGCTTTCTACAAGAGCCCGGTCGGCCAGAAGTACATCAAGGTGCAGGATCAGGTTGGCCAGGAAGTGGTGGGCGGTCTGATGCAGAAGTACATGCCGCAATCGATCGACGCGACCAGCAAGCAAGCTGACGCCGAAATCGCTGCGGCTGCCAAGTCGGCGCCGAAGGCTCCGGCCAAGAAGTAA
- a CDS encoding enoyl-CoA hydratase/isomerase family protein yields the protein METRVSEVLRDDSLLDEGLVTLTLSNPGKLNAISVAMWQALRTHMLTLDGDSRARAIVIRGAQGNFAAGADIEEFPTERHSYDALRRYHGEVIGPTLEALARCRHPSVALIEGVCVGGGLEIAAHCDLRIAAQGARFGVPINKLGFPMAPGELRGVLALVGRAVTLEILLEGRVFGAAEAKEKGLLTRIVEDEGVEEAGYTCARRVAAGAPLAAQLNKWLIARLAANVPPLSEAEWQRAFSYWDSHDHREGVSAFLEKRPPDFRGR from the coding sequence ATGGAGACACGTGTGAGCGAAGTTCTGCGCGACGACAGCTTGCTTGACGAGGGATTGGTGACACTGACACTGTCCAACCCCGGCAAGCTCAATGCCATCTCGGTGGCGATGTGGCAGGCGCTGCGCACGCATATGCTGACGCTCGACGGCGATTCGCGCGCGCGGGCCATCGTCATTCGTGGCGCGCAAGGCAACTTCGCCGCCGGCGCCGATATCGAGGAATTTCCGACCGAGCGACACAGTTACGACGCGCTGCGCCGCTATCACGGCGAGGTGATCGGACCGACGCTGGAGGCGCTCGCGCGCTGTCGTCACCCGAGCGTGGCATTGATCGAGGGCGTGTGTGTCGGCGGCGGGCTCGAGATCGCGGCGCATTGCGATCTTCGCATCGCGGCGCAGGGCGCGCGTTTCGGGGTGCCGATCAATAAACTCGGTTTCCCGATGGCGCCGGGGGAATTGCGCGGCGTGCTGGCGCTCGTCGGTCGGGCCGTCACCCTGGAAATTCTGCTAGAAGGCCGCGTGTTCGGCGCAGCGGAGGCGAAGGAGAAGGGGCTGCTTACCCGCATCGTCGAGGACGAAGGGGTGGAGGAAGCAGGCTACACTTGCGCCCGGCGCGTTGCCGCAGGGGCGCCGCTCGCCGCGCAGTTGAACAAGTGGCTCATTGCGCGACTGGCCGCGAACGTGCCGCCGCTATCCGAGGCCGAATGGCAAAGGGCGTTCTCCTACTGGGACTCGCACGATCACCGCGAAGGCGTGAGCGCGTTCCTCGAGAAGCGCCCGCCCGACTTCCGGGGCCGCTGA
- a CDS encoding ISL3 family transposase produces MLDRKALEALGCWTGYRVERVEWPSQDSRTLSLYLKPLSRVMLCEQCGKRCSQIHETTVRRVRDLPLFEYRVVLHVPRRRLWCEHCGGPRLEKLDWLGRYQRVTARFAKACEILLKSTNVQAVAAFYGLDWHTVKAIDKASLRASIAEPDWTQVRYLAMDEFALHKGHRYATVVVEPLSRQVLWIGNGRSRETARAFFDQLPEGVAEHIEAVAIDMTTAYELEIKANCPQAEIVYDLFHVVAKYGREVIDRVRVDQANRLRDDRPARKVLKSSRWLLLRNQKNLRPEQSVHLSELLQANQPLLCVYLLRDELKRLWFYRKPAWAQKAWEQWITQANDSGIAALKLFAQRLQGYWHGILARCRHPLNTSVVEGINNTIKVIKRRAYGYRDEEYFFLKIRAAFPGNPR; encoded by the coding sequence TTGCTAGATCGAAAAGCGCTGGAAGCCCTCGGTTGCTGGACGGGATACCGAGTTGAGCGAGTGGAGTGGCCTTCGCAGGACAGTCGGACACTGTCGTTGTATCTGAAGCCATTAAGCCGAGTGATGCTGTGCGAGCAATGCGGCAAGCGTTGCTCGCAGATCCACGAGACGACGGTGCGCCGGGTTCGGGATCTTCCCTTGTTTGAATATCGAGTGGTGCTGCATGTGCCGCGTCGTCGGCTTTGGTGCGAGCACTGTGGTGGCCCGAGGCTGGAGAAATTGGACTGGCTCGGGCGCTACCAACGGGTCACAGCGCGCTTTGCCAAGGCCTGTGAAATTCTGCTCAAGTCGACCAATGTCCAGGCCGTTGCAGCGTTCTACGGTTTGGATTGGCATACCGTTAAAGCGATCGACAAAGCGAGTTTGCGAGCAAGCATCGCCGAGCCGGATTGGACACAGGTTCGATATTTGGCGATGGACGAATTCGCTCTGCACAAGGGCCACCGTTACGCCACGGTGGTGGTCGAGCCGCTCAGTCGGCAGGTGCTATGGATTGGGAATGGCCGTTCGCGTGAAACTGCCCGAGCCTTCTTTGACCAGCTTCCCGAGGGCGTTGCAGAGCATATCGAGGCTGTTGCCATCGATATGACAACGGCCTACGAGTTGGAAATCAAGGCGAACTGCCCGCAAGCCGAAATCGTCTACGACTTGTTCCATGTCGTTGCCAAATACGGACGCGAAGTGATCGACCGGGTCCGAGTCGATCAGGCCAACCGACTCCGAGATGACCGGCCAGCACGCAAAGTCCTCAAATCAAGCCGCTGGCTGCTCTTACGCAATCAAAAGAATCTACGGCCGGAACAGTCCGTGCACCTGAGTGAGCTGCTGCAAGCCAACCAGCCTCTGTTGTGCGTCTATTTGCTACGAGACGAACTCAAGCGACTGTGGTTCTACCGAAAGCCAGCTTGGGCGCAAAAGGCATGGGAGCAGTGGATTACTCAAGCCAACGACAGCGGTATCGCTGCGCTGAAACTATTTGCGCAGCGCCTGCAAGGCTATTGGCACGGCATCCTGGCCCGCTGCCGACACCCACTTAACACCAGCGTCGTTGAAGGCATCAACAACACCATCAAGGTCATCAAGCGCCGGGCATACGGCTACCGTGACGAGGAATATTTCTTCCTCAAAATCCGCGCAGCTTTCCCCGGCAATCCACGATGA
- a CDS encoding SIMPL domain-containing protein (The SIMPL domain is named for its presence in mouse protein SIMPL (signalling molecule that associates with mouse pelle-like kinase). Bacterial member BP26, from Brucella, was shown to assemble into a channel-like structure, while YggE from E. coli has been associated with resistance to oxidative stress.) — protein MRKSLAAALLIATAANAAYAQSGDESNRQVSGVLGLEAHATKEVEQDTVHITMSAQEQGPDAATVSRNLTQKANKAMSVAKSQNAVEVQTGNVSLYPTTNRDGKITAWRGRTELQMKSKDFGAASRLASQISDQMQMDGVSFSLSREAQEKTQAELTNQAIQAFRDQAQSNVKAFGYSGYTIRQVQVGTNAPVMPRPYAMKAMAMSASADAAPPMQLEGGKTQVTVTVSGTVQMK, from the coding sequence ATGCGCAAGTCTCTCGCCGCAGCGCTGTTGATTGCGACTGCCGCCAACGCCGCCTATGCCCAATCGGGTGACGAGTCGAACCGTCAGGTCTCGGGCGTGCTGGGCCTCGAAGCCCATGCGACGAAGGAGGTCGAGCAGGACACCGTTCACATCACCATGTCGGCGCAGGAGCAAGGTCCGGATGCCGCGACCGTGTCGCGCAACCTCACGCAAAAGGCGAACAAGGCGATGTCCGTCGCCAAGAGCCAGAACGCCGTTGAAGTGCAGACCGGCAACGTCTCGCTCTATCCGACGACCAACCGCGATGGCAAGATCACCGCATGGCGCGGCCGCACCGAGCTGCAAATGAAATCGAAGGATTTCGGCGCCGCATCGCGCCTGGCCAGTCAGATATCGGACCAGATGCAAATGGATGGCGTGTCGTTCTCGCTCTCGCGTGAAGCGCAGGAGAAGACGCAGGCCGAGCTGACCAATCAGGCGATTCAGGCATTTCGCGACCAGGCGCAGAGCAATGTGAAGGCTTTCGGCTACAGCGGATACACGATTCGCCAGGTGCAGGTCGGCACGAACGCCCCTGTCATGCCGCGCCCTTACGCGATGAAGGCGATGGCCATGAGCGCAAGCGCCGATGCCGCGCCGCCGATGCAACTCGAAGGCGGCAAGACGCAAGTGACCGTGACCGTCTCGGGCACCGTGCAGATGAAGTAA
- a CDS encoding malonate--CoA ligase, which translates to MTQDANLYRLFAERFPADKAACAIETPEGLYYSWDDLERASARIANLLASLALSPGARVAVQVEKSPEALLLYLATLRAGLVYLPLNTAYREAEIAYFVENAEPDVVVCSPSNFGWVSKIAFTNGAKHVYTLGDDRTGSLLERAAWFGDTFETVPRAPDDLAAILYTSGTTGRSKGAMLSHGNLASNARVLHSFWGWGEREGGDVLLHALPIFHVHGLFVASHAALYSGSKMIWLSKFDAREVLHQLPRATVFMGVPTYYVRLLAEAGLDREVCRHVRLFISGSAPLLRETFDAFRQRTGHTILERYGMSETVMLVSNPYHGDAPAVRRAGTVGVPLPEVNVRIVGDDGHPSAQGDIGHIQVKGPNVFAGYWRMPEKTAEEFTDDGFFKTGDVGRIDEDGYVHIVGRSKDLIISGGYNVYPKEIEGFIDEMDGVAESAVIGVPHPDFGEAVVAVIVPRDGAQAPDERAVIDALKQRIANFKVPKRVHVVNELPRNTMGKVQKNLLRDRFK; encoded by the coding sequence ATGACGCAAGACGCCAACCTCTACCGACTCTTTGCCGAACGTTTTCCCGCCGACAAGGCGGCGTGCGCCATCGAGACCCCCGAAGGGCTTTACTACAGTTGGGACGATCTCGAGCGCGCGAGTGCGCGTATTGCGAATCTGCTCGCCAGTCTGGCGCTAAGCCCGGGGGCCCGCGTTGCCGTGCAGGTCGAGAAGTCGCCCGAGGCACTGCTGCTGTACCTCGCCACGTTGCGCGCGGGGCTCGTCTATCTGCCGCTCAATACCGCCTATCGCGAAGCCGAGATCGCGTACTTCGTCGAGAACGCCGAGCCCGATGTGGTGGTGTGCAGTCCGTCGAACTTCGGCTGGGTGTCGAAGATCGCCTTTACCAACGGCGCAAAGCACGTCTACACGCTGGGCGACGACCGCACCGGCTCGTTGCTCGAGCGCGCGGCATGGTTCGGCGATACCTTCGAGACGGTGCCGCGTGCGCCGGACGATCTGGCGGCGATTCTCTACACGTCGGGCACCACGGGACGCAGCAAGGGAGCGATGCTCTCGCACGGCAATCTTGCGAGCAACGCGCGCGTGCTGCATTCGTTCTGGGGGTGGGGCGAGCGCGAGGGCGGGGACGTGTTGCTCCATGCGTTGCCGATCTTTCATGTCCACGGACTGTTCGTGGCAAGCCACGCCGCGCTGTACTCGGGCAGCAAGATGATCTGGCTGTCGAAGTTCGACGCGCGCGAAGTGCTCCATCAGTTGCCGCGCGCGACGGTCTTCATGGGGGTGCCGACGTATTACGTTCGCCTGCTTGCGGAGGCCGGGCTCGATCGCGAGGTGTGCCGCCACGTGCGCTTGTTCATTTCGGGCTCGGCGCCGTTGCTGCGCGAGACGTTCGATGCGTTCAGACAGCGTACGGGACACACGATTCTGGAGCGTTATGGCATGTCGGAGACGGTCATGCTGGTCTCCAATCCGTATCACGGCGACGCGCCGGCGGTGCGCCGCGCGGGCACGGTCGGCGTGCCGCTGCCCGAGGTGAACGTTCGCATCGTCGGTGACGACGGCCATCCCAGCGCGCAAGGCGACATCGGACACATTCAGGTCAAGGGGCCGAACGTGTTCGCGGGGTATTGGCGCATGCCGGAGAAGACGGCGGAAGAGTTCACCGACGACGGATTCTTCAAAACCGGCGACGTTGGCCGAATCGATGAAGACGGCTACGTGCATATCGTGGGTCGCTCCAAGGACCTCATCATCTCCGGGGGTTACAACGTCTACCCGAAGGAAATCGAAGGCTTCATCGACGAGATGGACGGGGTGGCCGAGTCGGCCGTGATCGGCGTGCCGCATCCGGACTTCGGAGAGGCGGTGGTTGCCGTGATCGTGCCGCGCGACGGTGCGCAGGCGCCCGATGAGCGCGCCGTGATCGATGCGCTCAAGCAACGCATCGCCAACTTCAAGGTGCCCAAACGTGTGCACGTCGTGAACGAGTTGCCGCGCAATACGATGGGCAAGGTGCAGAAGAATCTGCTGCGCGACCGGTTCAAGTGA